TCGAGACTAGAAACAGATGCTCCTGAATCCATTTGTCTGTTGGACCTTGAAGTAAGCAAGCCTCCCAAGttcttaaatgcatttaaatgctggtttttttttggtacttACCTAGTaccttctgtttgtttatttttacaaaaacaggtttttttacTCGGGATGGTGTTCACTAGCAACTTAGAACTGCAAGAGAAGTTTAATACTCAGCATGGCACACATCAACCTCCTTTTTTACCGTTCCTGCTGTGCAAACAGTACCGTACTGAGAAGCAAAGATCCTGGTGGGATGCTGTTTGTACtcttatgcagaaaaaaacaacgtaagaattcttcagtttgaaatatTGGAACCAAACTTCTAGGTGGCTTCTGAATTGATTCCCATAGGTTGTGTAAAACTAGTTCCTTTTGTTTGACATCCTTTAAATGTTAAAGGCTCTTTTGCTGTAGGGCTGTGAGATGCTGAAGAATTGTAAAAACAGGCTTTACATTTCTGCTATTGCATTNNNNNNNNNNNNNNNNNNNNNNNNNNNNNNNNNNNNNNNNNNNNNNNNNNNNNNNNNNNNNNNNNNNNNNNNNNNNNNNNNNNNNNNNNNNNNNNNNNNNNNNNNNNNNNNNNNNNNNNNNNNNNNNNNNNNNNNNNNNNNNNNNNNNNNNNNNNNNNNNNNNNNNNNNNNNNNNNNNNNNNNNNNNNNNNNNNNNNNNNNNNNNNNNNNNNNNNNNNNNNNNNNNNNNNNNNNNNNNNNNNNNNNNNNNNNNNNNNNNNNNNNNNNNNNNNNNNNNNNNNNNNNNNNNNNNNNNNNNNNNNNNNNNNNNNNNNNNNNNNNNNNNNNNNNNNNNNNNNNNNNNNNNNNNNNNNNNNNNNNNNNNNNNNNNNNNNNNNNNNNNNNNNNNNNNNNNNNNNNNNNNNNNNNNNNNNNNNNNNNNNNNNNNNNNNNNNNNNNNNNNNNNNNNNNNNNNNNNNNNNNNNNNNNNNNNNNNNNNNNNNNNNNNNNNNNNNNNNNNNNNNNNNNNNNNNNNNNNNNNNNNNNNNNNNNNNNNNNNNNNNNNNNNNNNNNNNNNNNNNNNNNNNNNNNNNNNNNNNNNNNNNNNNNNNNNNNNNNNNNNNNNNNNNNNNNNNNNNNNNNNNNNNNNNNNNNNNNNNNNNNNNNNNNNNNNNNNNNNNNNNNNNNNNNNNNNNNNNNNNNNNNNNNNNNNNNNNNNNNNNNNNNNNNNNNNNNNNNNNNNNNNNNNNNNNNNNNNNNNNNNNNNNNNNNNNNNNNNNNNNNNNNNNNNNNNNNNNNNNNNNNNNNNNNNNNNNNNNNNNNNNNNNNNNNNNNNNNNNNNNNNNNNNNNNNNNNNNNNNNNNNNNNNNNNNNNNNNNNNNNNNNNNNNNNNNNNNNNNNNNNNNNNNNNNNNNNNNNNNNNNNNNNNNNNNNNNNNNNNNNNNNNNNNNNNNNNNNNNNNNNNNNNNNNNNNNNNNNNNNNNNNNNNNNNNNNNNNNNNAAGTGTCTACTACTGGAAGAAAATTTTGCTTAGCTTGAAAACtattaaaaagcacaaaagtaTTCCTGAACCTGCTGATCCTCTCTTCAAGCATTTCCATAGTGTGGACATCCAGGTACTGATTGATTATTCAAAGATGAGAGTAAGAGGGGTTGTATGCCACAGGCTTACATGTGAATTGTTTGTTCATCggtttttttgttgtggttgGCTTTGAGTGTTGAtgggtggtgggtttttttgttttttgtcattgtACTGCTAATGTTGAGATTTGGTAGTATCTTTCTGTTGAACTTCTCTGAGTTTTAAAACTCTCTGATTGGAAGATACTGAACTCCCTTAGTACCAGCTTTCTTGACAACCTGTTTTCCTGTAATACAGGAAAACCAGTAGTAGTATTAACCTCCTCCTATCTGCCTACTTACTAGATGCTTATAGTCACTGACTGTTCCAAGTGTCCACACTGTGTGTTATGTGTGATTTGTCTtttgctttggttgtaggtcttcCAGGTTGCAGGCTATGAAGAAGAGGCACATATAGCTTTTGCAATGCTGGATGTAActgaaggcaaaactgatgaTGCTTTATTAGCATTTGAAGCTATTAAGAATGCGGTTTCATACTGGAATCTTGCCATTGTAAGTTTGTAAATTGCATTAcctcaaaatgcttttctgttacTTGCATTCTGACcaattctttttaattgatATGCTGTTACTTAGCTTTGtcaaagaaaggcagaggaggtTGAGAGTGATGATATGGGCCCAGAAGAACGCAAAGCCTATCTtcttaaaagaaagcattacCTGTTGAAGATCATTGATGAAAGCTCCTCTGACCCATCCGTAGCTGACAAAGTAAGTAAAAGAGTTAATGCTTGTGTGAATTGTTCTCTTACATTAATTTTAACAGATGTAGGGCTttcctgggggaaaaaacaacaaaaaacacccagaATTTCTGTGCAGAAAGCCTTGTGAACTGTTCAGCTGTAGATCAGAACACAGTCTCTTGCTGTGAGGAAGAATTGCAATCATGACTTGCGTTTCAAATAAATTTCTAGCTGCCGGTATCTGTTAAAGATGTAAcggaaatgctgaatgcagtgaTCCAGGAGCTTGGAgaggaggatgaagaagaaagtCTTGCCTCCGGAAGCATCTCACACGCTGCACACATGGAAGTGAAATATTCAATTCCATCACCTAAGAAGTTCCCTTTCTCACCAACTAATACCTACCAGGTATATTAGCAGATTACTCTTCTAGGGAAGTGTTATGTTTGTATAAAGAAATCAAAGTTCagtaagctttattttttttctttccagttttctcctaAGACTCTCCCTCCGTGGGCAGAAGATCACAAGTCCTTCAAAAGCTGTGTCAGCAAGTGGAAGCTTTAAAGGTAAACAACTTCTGTCACTATATTCGATGCAGAACAGTTGATCTTTTTGTTCTGGTAAGTATTTTGTGACCCAAGCATTGAACTAAGCTTCATTTACCAGACTACCTCTTAACTCAGTGAAGAGAACTGTTATAAACATCTGCTTAaattgagtgcaagagtaaaacTTTGTTGCCTACAAACTCTGATTTGATTACTGATACAGGAAGTAATCCTGAGGATTGTGTTCGCAGAAAGTTGTGCTTTCTTCAGCTTAGCTATTATCATCTTGGTTTTGGGTTTATTTTTAGCTTCAGGGAACAGTCTCAGTTTTGTAAAGCACGGGCAAATCGTGGAATATTGCAgcagttaactttttttttgtctcagaccttgaacatgctttTAAATAGCAAAGGAGTGTAGGGATCATTCCTTGAGTTTTCTCCAAATACCTATGTATTTACATTCTCTTAATTGAAACTCTATCTTTAATAGAATGAAATACGGGAAATGAAATGTAGTAGTTCCAATGTAAGTGTATCATCTCATTGGTGGCCTGCTGAAAGCTATAAAACAGATACTGTGTCAGATGGTTATCGGAGAGCAAAACATCTTCATGAAGCTCCTCTGAGGGGTAAGTTGATGCTGAATTTTAATTGAACACTTA
This genomic stretch from Meleagris gallopavo isolate NT-WF06-2002-E0010 breed Aviagen turkey brand Nicholas breeding stock chromosome 4 unlocalized genomic scaffold, Turkey_5.1 Chr4_random_7180001844554, whole genome shotgun sequence harbors:
- the LOC104909300 gene encoding LOW QUALITY PROTEIN: RANBP2-like and GRIP domain-containing protein 1 (The sequence of the model RefSeq protein was modified relative to this genomic sequence to represent the inferred CDS: inserted 1 base in 1 codon), with the translated sequence MLLNLSHGKEDFLKEIVESFANKSGLFTLFESLFGSGASKERSFLSTDMGDVTPQAPEQGELSKYDIGAVRMHSGSLQHLAWLGLQWNSMSVLFPLRRSLQQLFHLPHETSRLETDAPESICLLDLEVFLLGMVFTSNLELQEKFNTQHGTHQPPFLPFLLCKQYRTEKQRSWWDAVCTLMQKKTTVYYWKKILLSLKTIKKHKSIPEPADPLFKHFHSVDIQVFQVAGYEEEAHIAFAMLDVTEGKTDDALLAFEAIKNAVSYWNLAILCQRKAEEVESDDMGPEERKAYLLKRKHYLLKIIDESSSDPSVADKLPVSVKDVTEMLNAVIQELGEEDEEESLASGSISHAAHMEVKYSIPSPKKFPFSPTNTYQFSPKTLPPWAEDXQVLQKLCQQVEALKNEIREMKCSSSNVSVSSHWWPAESYKTDTVSDGYRRAKHLHEAPLR